One window from the genome of Paraclostridium sordellii encodes:
- a CDS encoding DUF1002 domain-containing protein, translated as MSIKKKIISIVICSTMVLGSISLVFADSSKVVTLGANLTPEQKQTMLKYFGVNKNDAVILDVNNQEERKYLEGIAPESQIGTKTYSCAYVEPTKSGSGINVKTANITWVTSSMIASTLASLGITDANCVIAANFPVSGTGALTGVMKAYEDATGKPLDEKKKEIATEELVVTGDLGQDVGKDKATGIINDIKTQVIKNNTSDTVQIADTINNITNNYNVTLSPEQQKQIENLMLKISKQDYNYKEMKDALESVSNTVNDHLKELGENVNNSGILDTVKGWFDGIGNWVSNLFGGDNKDLGILENTNDKLLGDNAKIDATDKNAINLPSNEEVEGFFTKVWNWFTGLFNNEPKKEESTDNSNSQSENTNNESNNNEINDNENATNSEQSSDLENKDNNANHNNDVNNINDANSQIDNNTQKSN; from the coding sequence ATGAGTATAAAAAAGAAAATAATTTCAATTGTTATATGTAGTACTATGGTTCTAGGAAGTATAAGCTTAGTATTTGCAGATTCTTCAAAGGTTGTAACTTTGGGAGCAAACTTAACTCCGGAACAAAAACAAACTATGCTAAAATACTTTGGTGTTAATAAAAATGATGCTGTAATTTTAGATGTTAATAATCAAGAAGAAAGAAAGTACTTAGAAGGAATAGCCCCTGAGTCTCAAATTGGTACAAAGACATATTCTTGTGCTTATGTTGAGCCTACAAAGTCTGGAAGCGGTATAAATGTAAAGACAGCTAATATAACATGGGTTACTTCATCTATGATAGCAAGTACTCTTGCAAGTTTAGGTATAACAGATGCTAACTGTGTAATAGCTGCTAATTTCCCAGTAAGTGGTACAGGAGCTCTTACCGGAGTTATGAAGGCTTATGAAGATGCAACTGGAAAACCTCTAGATGAGAAGAAAAAAGAAATTGCAACAGAAGAGCTAGTTGTAACTGGAGATTTAGGTCAAGATGTTGGTAAAGATAAAGCAACAGGTATAATTAACGATATAAAAACTCAAGTTATAAAAAATAATACTAGTGATACAGTTCAAATAGCAGATACAATAAATAATATAACTAATAACTATAATGTAACTTTATCACCAGAGCAACAAAAACAAATAGAAAATTTAATGTTGAAGATATCTAAACAAGATTATAATTACAAAGAGATGAAAGACGCATTAGAAAGTGTTTCTAATACTGTTAATGACCACTTAAAAGAACTAGGTGAAAATGTAAATAATTCAGGTATATTAGATACTGTAAAAGGTTGGTTTGATGGTATAGGTAATTGGGTCTCTAACTTATTTGGTGGAGATAATAAGGACTTAGGTATATTGGAAAATACAAATGATAAATTACTTGGAGATAATGCAAAAATAGATGCAACTGACAAAAACGCAATAAACTTACCTTCAAACGAAGAAGTAGAAGGTTTCTTTACAAAAGTTTGGAATTGGTTTACAGGTCTATTTAATAATGAACCTAAGAAAGAAGAAAGTACAGATAATAGCAATTCTCAAAGTGAAAATACTAATAACGAAAGCAATAACAATGAAATCAATGATAATGAAAATGCTACTAATTCAGAACAAAGTTCTGATTTAGAAAATAAAGATAATAATGCTAATCATAATAACGACGTTAATAATATAAATGATGCTAATTCTCAAATCGATAATAACACACAAAAAAGCAATTAA
- a CDS encoding methyl-accepting chemotaxis protein, which translates to MKNLKIGRKLSIAFIVLLMITTFANFYTISKLRQAEDLSSILFNRPYKQTNDSMEIRRDLVSIGREISNAILRENPGKYKAGIESDFNSIYEKVEKISKSFGGDKNLVDSIKSTTQNLQNQYNNVFAVLESGDYKKAKEITDDNTEYRNAYEQSVEAAVTFNKEADKRGNLFNDEIQDASSRAIFASTAISMVSIGIGAVICIFMTKSLKKPIEDIEKAANKMAEGDFDIDIDYESKDELGSLSNSMKQMSNTTKDVINDTVRVLGEVALGNFNVEPEAKYIGVFKDIEKSVVRITNDLSETMSQINLAAEEVGAASDQVAGGSQMLSQGATEQASAIQELSATLTEISEKIQDTAQNAKKANSLTLSSGRDVKEGNEQMKQMVKAMEEISFTSSEIGRIIKTIDDIAFQTNILALNAAVEAARAGEAGKGFAVVADEVRNLAAKSAEAAKNTATLIENSIEAVGKGTEIVDNTAQSLQKIINTTNKTISVVDEIAKASDEEANAINQVTLGVEQISEVVQTNSATSEESAAASEELSGQAQMLKSLIENFKLKNINDSRKSIDFNNDKVNFVGNELD; encoded by the coding sequence ATGAAAAATTTAAAAATAGGTAGGAAGTTAAGTATTGCTTTTATTGTATTATTGATGATTACTACATTTGCTAATTTTTATACAATATCAAAATTAAGACAAGCAGAAGATTTAAGTAGTATTTTATTTAATAGACCGTATAAGCAAACAAATGATTCCATGGAAATCAGAAGAGACTTAGTATCTATAGGAAGAGAAATAAGTAATGCCATTTTAAGAGAAAATCCAGGTAAATATAAAGCTGGAATAGAATCAGATTTTAACTCTATCTATGAAAAAGTAGAGAAAATAAGTAAAAGTTTTGGAGGAGATAAAAACTTAGTTGATTCTATTAAATCGACTACACAAAACTTACAAAACCAATATAATAATGTATTTGCAGTTTTAGAGTCTGGTGATTATAAAAAAGCTAAAGAAATAACTGATGATAACACTGAATATAGAAATGCTTATGAACAAAGTGTTGAAGCGGCTGTAACTTTTAATAAGGAAGCTGATAAAAGAGGAAATTTATTTAATGATGAAATACAAGATGCATCTTCAAGAGCAATATTTGCATCTACGGCAATTAGTATGGTATCTATAGGAATTGGAGCTGTAATTTGTATATTTATGACAAAGAGCTTAAAAAAACCAATTGAAGATATTGAAAAAGCTGCTAATAAAATGGCTGAAGGTGATTTTGATATTGATATAGATTATGAATCTAAAGACGAATTAGGATCATTATCTAATAGTATGAAACAAATGAGCAATACGACTAAAGATGTTATAAATGATACTGTACGTGTCTTAGGAGAAGTTGCATTAGGAAACTTTAATGTTGAGCCTGAAGCTAAATATATAGGAGTATTTAAAGATATTGAAAAATCAGTAGTTAGAATAACTAATGATTTAAGCGAGACTATGTCTCAAATAAATTTAGCTGCAGAAGAAGTCGGAGCGGCCTCAGATCAAGTAGCTGGTGGATCTCAGATGTTATCTCAAGGAGCTACTGAACAAGCTAGTGCTATACAAGAATTATCAGCAACTTTAACAGAGATATCTGAAAAAATTCAAGATACTGCGCAAAATGCAAAAAAAGCTAACTCTTTAACATTAAGTTCAGGACGTGATGTAAAAGAAGGAAATGAACAAATGAAACAAATGGTTAAGGCTATGGAAGAAATTTCATTCACATCAAGTGAGATAGGAAGAATAATAAAAACAATTGATGATATAGCCTTCCAAACAAATATACTAGCACTAAATGCTGCTGTAGAAGCAGCAAGGGCTGGAGAAGCAGGTAAGGGATTTGCAGTAGTTGCTGATGAAGTTAGAAATCTTGCTGCTAAATCAGCAGAAGCAGCAAAAAATACTGCAACACTTATTGAAAACTCTATTGAGGCTGTTGGAAAAGGAACTGAAATAGTAGATAATACAGCTCAATCGCTTCAAAAAATAATAAACACAACTAATAAAACAATTTCAGTTGTTGATGAGATAGCAAAAGCATCTGATGAAGAAGCAAATGCTATCAATCAAGTTACATTAGGAGTTGAACAAATTTCAGAAGTGGTTCAAACTAACTCAGCAACATCAGAAGAAAGTGCAGCTGCTAGTGAAGAACTTAGTGGTCAAGCACAGATGTTAAAATCACTTATTGAAAACTTCAAACTAAAAAATATAAATGATTCTCGCAAAAGTATAGATTTTAATAATGATAAAGTTAATTTTGTAGGAAATGAACTTGATTAA
- a CDS encoding chemotaxis protein CheW translates to MEANEEIIENKIDDLYMVFIINNQKYALSSKYIIEIIEMLPITKVPFLPNYMKGIINLRSTIIPVMDARMRFDMEPIAYNERTCIIIIENDSNKIGLIVDAVNEVINISPTQSMNMNSNNDESKENFIKGVSEINDEVQLILDCDSLMKIVEDIKNEINE, encoded by the coding sequence TTGGAAGCTAATGAGGAAATAATAGAGAATAAAATTGATGACTTGTATATGGTATTTATAATAAATAACCAAAAATATGCATTATCATCAAAATATATTATTGAAATTATCGAAATGTTACCTATAACGAAAGTTCCATTTTTACCAAACTATATGAAAGGTATTATAAACTTAAGAAGTACAATAATACCGGTTATGGATGCTAGAATGAGATTTGACATGGAACCAATAGCGTACAATGAGAGAACCTGTATAATAATTATTGAAAATGATTCAAATAAGATTGGATTGATAGTCGATGCAGTAAATGAAGTTATAAATATTTCACCTACTCAGAGCATGAATATGAATTCAAACAATGATGAGTCTAAAGAAAATTTCATAAAAGGTGTTAGTGAAATAAATGATGAAGTACAGTTAATACTTGATTGTGATTCATTAATGAAAATTGTAGAGGATATAAAGAATGAAATTAACGAATAA
- a CDS encoding flagellar motor switch protein FliM, with amino-acid sequence MKQKVTVYDFKKPQRYSTGNMRFLSVIAEEFCKSINLFVTYELKRPNIVCKLDRIEQTNYEEFMNMISNDSVIVEHAIQPLVKGLIYQLDKSVALTFIDLILGGDGEFGDTKRELTAVDRELISYVGSKFLTKMYIFEGCEYREVSHIYTNVGSSKKYPISESVVISHMKMMDGDKEVGRMSFCNPYSCMEPVLEQLEPKRLFKSKSIEYDFEFTNAIYNKICGTSTDMVAILGRTKVSVEELLDLKVGDVITLDTKVDGDMDLHVGGSSAFKCKLGLIKNKKGVMITDCVKKEG; translated from the coding sequence ATGAAACAAAAAGTAACTGTATATGACTTTAAAAAACCACAAAGATATTCTACTGGAAATATGAGATTTTTATCTGTAATAGCAGAGGAGTTTTGTAAGAGTATAAACTTATTTGTTACTTATGAATTAAAAAGACCAAATATAGTATGTAAATTAGATAGAATAGAACAAACAAATTATGAAGAGTTTATGAATATGATATCAAATGACTCTGTGATTGTAGAACATGCTATACAACCATTAGTAAAAGGATTAATATACCAACTAGATAAAAGTGTAGCTCTGACTTTTATAGACCTAATTCTTGGAGGAGATGGAGAATTTGGAGATACTAAAAGGGAACTTACTGCAGTAGATAGAGAACTTATATCATATGTAGGAAGTAAATTTTTAACAAAGATGTACATATTTGAAGGATGTGAATATAGAGAAGTTTCTCATATCTATACAAATGTTGGATCAAGTAAAAAATACCCAATAAGTGAATCCGTAGTAATTTCTCACATGAAGATGATGGATGGAGATAAAGAAGTTGGAAGAATGAGCTTTTGTAATCCATATAGCTGTATGGAACCAGTTCTTGAGCAACTAGAGCCAAAGAGACTTTTTAAGAGTAAATCAATAGAGTATGATTTTGAATTTACAAATGCAATATATAATAAGATTTGTGGAACTAGCACAGACATGGTAGCTATATTAGGGAGAACTAAAGTAAGTGTAGAAGAACTACTAGATTTAAAAGTTGGAGATGTTATAACTTTAGATACAAAAGTAGATGGAGATATGGATTTACATGTAGGTGGGTCAAGTGCATTTAAATGTAAACTTGGACTTATAAAAAATAAAAAAGGTGTTATGATAACAGATTGTGTAAAGAAAGAAGGATAA
- a CDS encoding chemotaxis protein CheD, whose translation MEKITVGIADFNIVKAPDRISTIGLGSCCGVVIYDEVNKIAGLVHILLAESKYDKKLVNKAKYADTGITLLYEEMKKAGANTRFMRAKIAGGAHMFSFKNTTNSIFTIGEKNVKACKETLAKLRVMIVSEDVLGSCGRTIVFDTNTNKLLIKSVGKSEKFI comes from the coding sequence ATGGAAAAAATAACAGTAGGTATAGCAGATTTTAACATTGTAAAAGCTCCTGACAGAATATCTACAATTGGACTTGGATCTTGTTGTGGAGTAGTAATTTACGATGAAGTAAATAAAATTGCAGGACTAGTTCATATTTTACTTGCTGAATCAAAATATGATAAAAAACTTGTTAATAAAGCTAAATATGCGGATACTGGTATTACCTTGCTATATGAAGAAATGAAAAAAGCTGGTGCAAATACTAGATTTATGAGAGCTAAAATAGCTGGAGGGGCGCATATGTTTAGCTTTAAAAATACAACAAATAGTATATTTACTATTGGAGAAAAAAATGTGAAGGCATGTAAAGAAACATTAGCCAAATTAAGGGTAATGATTGTTTCAGAAGATGTATTAGGATCTTGTGGAAGAACTATTGTTTTTGATACAAATACGAATAAATTATTAATTAAAAGTGTTGGGAAAAGTGAAAAATTTATTTAA
- a CDS encoding chemotaxis protein CheC codes for MKFECDKLNVFREISNIGSGNASSSLAIMLNELVDIGIPKSDMIKFSDITNSYSSPEELVVGTVLQLSGDMEGFIMVIMKVDSAFNLLSRISGKEITCDKNDYNAVCEELSSIGEICNILCGTYLTAISDMTNLSITPSIPYFSVDMVMAIMNLPMSLYGPVSDSILCIETEFFTADRSIDGKYYFIPKVESCNKLLSSLGFAD; via the coding sequence ATGAAATTTGAGTGTGATAAATTGAATGTATTTCGTGAGATTAGTAATATAGGTTCAGGTAATGCGTCATCTTCATTAGCTATAATGCTTAATGAATTAGTTGACATAGGAATACCTAAAAGTGATATGATTAAATTCTCTGATATAACTAATAGTTATAGCTCTCCAGAAGAGTTAGTTGTAGGAACTGTTTTACAACTTTCTGGAGATATGGAAGGCTTTATCATGGTTATAATGAAAGTTGATTCAGCCTTTAATCTATTATCAAGAATATCAGGAAAAGAAATTACATGTGATAAAAATGACTATAATGCAGTATGTGAAGAATTAAGTTCAATAGGAGAAATATGCAATATACTTTGTGGAACTTATTTAACTGCAATATCAGATATGACTAACTTAAGTATAACTCCATCAATTCCGTATTTTAGCGTAGATATGGTTATGGCTATTATGAATTTACCTATGTCTTTATATGGACCAGTTTCAGATTCTATTTTATGCATTGAGACTGAATTTTTCACTGCAGATAGATCAATAGATGGAAAGTACTACTTTATACCTAAAGTAGAGTCATGTAATAAGCTATTATCTTCATTAGGTTTTGCTGATTAG
- a CDS encoding response regulator: protein MKRVLIVDDAAFMRMSIRKMLEENGFEIVGEAENGLMAIEKYQELQPEVVTMDITMPEMDGLEALRQIKKIDPAASIVMVSALGQEARMKEAIIYGAKGFIVKPFKEEIIVSALAKL, encoded by the coding sequence ATGAAAAGAGTATTAATAGTTGATGATGCAGCATTCATGCGTATGTCTATACGTAAAATGCTTGAAGAGAATGGATTTGAAATAGTTGGAGAAGCAGAAAATGGGTTAATGGCAATTGAAAAATATCAAGAGCTACAGCCAGAAGTAGTTACAATGGATATAACTATGCCAGAGATGGATGGACTAGAGGCCCTAAGACAAATTAAAAAAATAGATCCAGCTGCATCGATTGTAATGGTATCTGCTTTAGGTCAAGAAGCTAGAATGAAGGAAGCTATAATATATGGAGCAAAAGGATTTATAGTAAAGCCTTTTAAAGAAGAAATTATAGTTTCAGCTTTAGCTAAATTATAA
- a CDS encoding protein-glutamate methylesterase/protein-glutamine glutaminase, with product MESNKKIKVLVVDDSSMFRRIIKNYLQENPDLEVVDTAKDPYEARDKILQLRPDVLTLDIEMPGMNGIDFLKILMDQCPIPTIVISGADGRCFEAISAGAVGFVEKPTANTMKDFSIDLASKIREASVAKLEKSITKTNTSKIINKGNILNNIGIRKNNSKEIIAIGASMGGVEAVGKLLKQLPLGLPGIVVTQHMPPVFTQRYAERLNKECLINVSEGKDGEEVLSGHAYIAPGGFQMGIIKKNNKYVLEIIEGEKVSGHCPSVDYLFQSVAKVAKDNSIGVILTGMGSDGAKGLLDIKESGGYTIGQNRQSCVVYGMPMAAKNIGAVAKETSLEMIPNSILNQLKRRQSTVKSND from the coding sequence ATGGAAAGTAATAAAAAAATAAAAGTACTGGTGGTTGATGATTCCAGTATGTTTAGACGTATTATAAAAAATTATCTCCAAGAAAATCCTGACCTAGAAGTTGTTGATACTGCTAAAGATCCATATGAAGCAAGAGATAAAATTTTACAACTTAGACCAGATGTACTAACCCTAGATATAGAAATGCCAGGTATGAATGGGATTGATTTTTTAAAAATTTTAATGGATCAATGTCCAATTCCAACCATTGTTATTAGTGGGGCTGATGGGAGATGTTTTGAAGCAATAAGTGCAGGTGCTGTTGGATTTGTAGAAAAGCCAACTGCAAATACTATGAAAGATTTTTCTATTGATTTAGCATCGAAAATTAGAGAAGCATCAGTTGCTAAATTAGAAAAAAGTATTACCAAAACAAATACTTCTAAAATAATAAATAAAGGTAATATACTTAACAATATAGGTATAAGAAAAAACAATAGTAAAGAAATAATAGCTATAGGCGCATCTATGGGAGGCGTAGAAGCTGTTGGAAAGTTATTAAAACAGTTACCACTAGGATTACCAGGAATTGTTGTTACTCAGCACATGCCACCTGTATTTACCCAAAGATATGCAGAACGATTAAATAAAGAATGCTTAATAAATGTATCAGAGGGTAAAGATGGAGAGGAAGTATTAAGTGGACACGCTTATATTGCTCCTGGTGGTTTTCAAATGGGTATTATAAAAAAGAATAATAAGTATGTATTAGAAATTATCGAAGGAGAGAAAGTAAGTGGACACTGTCCATCAGTGGACTACTTGTTTCAATCGGTAGCAAAAGTTGCAAAAGATAATTCAATAGGAGTAATTTTAACAGGAATGGGATCTGATGGAGCTAAAGGATTGCTTGATATAAAAGAATCTGGAGGCTATACAATAGGACAAAATAGACAGTCATGTGTTGTTTATGGAATGCCTATGGCTGCAAAAAATATTGGAGCCGTTGCTAAAGAAACTTCTTTAGAAATGATTCCAAATTCAATATTAAATCAATTAAAAAGAAGACAATCAACTGTAAAATCTAATGATTAG
- a CDS encoding CheR family methyltransferase: MKLTNKDFVRLKTFMYNNYGINLENKRTLIETRLVLMVKRLGFEDFKSYIDSLMLDKTGDQAAILVEKLTTNFTYFMREEQHFEFLRNEVLLPHFKKPRVGGLKIWSAASSTGEEPYCIAMLASSVFGRNTKLKVSISASDISNNVLKQAKSGVYSQDKIDKLPQAWVKNFFQQIDNRNYAICDSIKSLVDFKYFNLNNSIGWERNKYDVIFCRNVMIYFDNPTKQNLSKKLYDALKPGGYLIIGMSENLSNLKTDFERVKPSVYRKMI, encoded by the coding sequence ATGAAATTAACGAATAAAGACTTTGTACGATTAAAAACTTTTATGTATAATAATTATGGGATAAATCTTGAAAATAAAAGAACACTTATTGAGACAAGATTGGTATTGATGGTAAAGCGTTTAGGGTTTGAAGATTTTAAAAGTTACATAGATAGTTTAATGTTAGATAAGACAGGAGATCAAGCTGCTATTTTAGTTGAAAAGTTAACAACTAATTTTACTTATTTTATGAGAGAAGAACAACATTTTGAATTTTTAAGAAATGAAGTACTTCTACCGCATTTTAAAAAGCCTAGAGTAGGTGGATTAAAAATTTGGTCGGCAGCTTCATCTACTGGAGAAGAACCATACTGTATTGCCATGTTAGCATCATCTGTATTTGGAAGAAATACTAAGTTGAAAGTATCTATATCTGCATCAGATATTTCAAATAATGTTTTAAAGCAAGCAAAATCAGGTGTTTATTCGCAAGATAAAATAGATAAACTCCCACAAGCTTGGGTTAAAAATTTTTTCCAACAAATTGATAACCGAAACTACGCGATTTGTGATAGTATAAAAAGCCTAGTAGATTTTAAATATTTTAATTTAAATAATAGTATAGGTTGGGAAAGAAATAAATATGATGTGATTTTTTGTAGAAATGTTATGATTTATTTTGATAACCCAACAAAACAAAATTTATCAAAAAAATTATATGATGCACTTAAACCAGGTGGGTACTTAATAATTGGTATGTCTGAAAATCTATCAAACTTAAAAACAGATTTTGAGCGCGTAAAACCATCAGTATATAGAAAAATGATATAA
- a CDS encoding FliM/FliN family flagellar motor switch protein, producing MSEKFDRVLDIELKVSAILGRTQIALKDIFELSKGSLIELDTFEDQEVEITVNGRMIGYGQVVIVDDSFGVRITRILGEEELAKTLA from the coding sequence ATGAGTGAAAAATTTGATAGAGTATTAGACATAGAACTTAAGGTAAGTGCAATTTTAGGAAGAACTCAAATAGCTTTAAAAGATATATTTGAGTTATCAAAGGGATCATTAATAGAGTTAGATACATTTGAAGACCAAGAAGTAGAGATAACTGTAAATGGAAGAATGATAGGATATGGACAAGTTGTAATCGTAGATGATAGTTTTGGAGTAAGAATTACACGTATACTAGGTGAAGAAGAGTTAGCTAAGACTTTAGCATAA
- a CDS encoding chemotaxis protein CheA, which yields MSGMDSLNEFYVQENMQLLEQLEEILLVGQSGTGELGKEEIEEIFRAMHTIKGSSAMMGYDSLTKLTHSIEDVFDEIRNGLEVSSSKWEEIVDVVLVSIDFLKEEILNVQDGLLPEASIDELHDRVSKLLKDLKEEANGASEEVALDLEVTSESVETENVLAEGENCFYIRVLFEEGCAMESIRSLGVIATIQSLCSFIKTIPDDLDSDCDDVIIKDGFKLYIKTTQEKEAIEQCVCETMFLKDLEVKEVTDENELRDIFKIVNINSSEETKVEEAKTEEIKADNIEVKETKVEEAKEQEIETKEIQPKIVEAKKENISVDKTKKTKEKPAKSEETQQHSHNKNSYLTVNINKIDTLMNLVGEIVTTESMVEKQSQMENFDRDNFEKQARRLHQLTNELQDVVMSIRMVPISSTFTKMQRVVRDMSRKTGKSVDLKLIGEQTEVDKNILENISDPLMHMIRNSMDHGVETPEERKLTSKPEKATIVLEAKNTGGDVVIVIKDDGRGLNKEAIAKKAIEKGITNKSLEDISDKEAYNFILAPGFSTKEAVSEYSGRGVGMDVVYTNIRKLRGSITIDSEHGKGTMIVLRIPLTLAIVDGMKVKIGDEIFIIPSLNIKEVFRQGAYEIVKNPNGEEHSIIRGNCYEIRRLSKILGLDNKKTDEGIMILVESEMGNVCIIVDSIIGQQQVVIKPVPTLLTQFEKVHSYISGCSILEDGSISLIFDVNAIINL from the coding sequence ATGAGCGGAATGGATTCTTTAAATGAATTTTATGTTCAAGAAAATATGCAATTATTAGAACAGTTAGAAGAAATCCTACTTGTAGGTCAATCAGGTACAGGGGAACTTGGAAAAGAGGAAATTGAAGAAATTTTCCGTGCAATGCATACGATCAAAGGATCATCAGCTATGATGGGCTATGATAGTTTAACTAAGCTTACACATAGTATAGAAGATGTTTTTGATGAGATACGTAATGGACTTGAAGTTTCTAGCAGTAAATGGGAAGAGATAGTAGATGTCGTTTTAGTAAGTATTGACTTTTTAAAAGAAGAAATATTAAATGTTCAAGATGGGTTACTACCAGAAGCTAGTATAGATGAATTACATGATAGAGTTTCTAAATTATTAAAAGATTTAAAGGAAGAGGCTAATGGGGCTAGTGAAGAAGTAGCACTAGACTTAGAAGTTACATCAGAATCGGTAGAGACTGAGAATGTTCTAGCTGAAGGTGAAAATTGTTTTTATATAAGAGTTTTATTTGAAGAAGGATGTGCAATGGAGAGTATTAGATCACTTGGAGTAATTGCAACTATCCAAAGTTTATGTAGCTTTATTAAGACTATACCAGATGATTTAGATTCAGACTGTGATGATGTTATTATAAAAGATGGATTTAAACTATATATAAAAACAACACAAGAAAAAGAAGCCATCGAACAGTGTGTTTGTGAAACTATGTTCCTAAAAGATTTAGAAGTTAAAGAAGTAACTGATGAAAATGAACTTAGGGATATATTTAAAATAGTAAATATAAATAGTTCAGAAGAAACTAAAGTTGAAGAAGCTAAAACTGAAGAAATTAAAGCCGATAATATAGAAGTAAAAGAAACTAAAGTTGAAGAAGCTAAAGAACAAGAAATAGAAACTAAAGAAATTCAACCAAAGATAGTTGAAGCTAAAAAAGAAAATATAAGCGTAGATAAAACTAAAAAAACTAAGGAAAAACCGGCTAAATCTGAAGAAACTCAACAACATTCACATAATAAAAATAGTTATTTAACTGTAAATATAAATAAGATTGATACACTTATGAATTTAGTTGGAGAGATTGTTACAACTGAATCTATGGTAGAAAAACAATCTCAGATGGAGAATTTTGATCGAGATAATTTTGAAAAACAAGCAAGAAGATTGCATCAGTTAACAAATGAATTACAAGATGTGGTTATGTCTATTCGTATGGTACCTATATCTTCTACATTTACAAAAATGCAAAGAGTTGTTAGAGATATGAGTAGAAAAACTGGAAAGTCTGTAGATTTAAAATTAATTGGAGAACAGACTGAAGTAGATAAAAATATATTAGAAAATATCTCAGATCCTTTAATGCATATGATTAGAAATAGTATGGATCATGGTGTAGAAACTCCAGAAGAACGTAAATTAACATCTAAACCAGAAAAAGCTACTATAGTATTAGAAGCTAAAAATACTGGAGGAGATGTAGTAATAGTTATAAAAGATGATGGTAGAGGGTTAAATAAAGAAGCCATTGCAAAAAAAGCAATTGAAAAAGGAATTACAAATAAAAGTCTAGAGGATATAAGTGATAAAGAAGCATACAACTTTATACTAGCACCAGGATTCTCAACTAAAGAAGCTGTAAGTGAGTATTCTGGAAGAGGTGTTGGAATGGATGTTGTTTATACAAACATCCGTAAGTTAAGAGGATCTATAACAATAGATAGTGAGCATGGAAAAGGTACTATGATAGTTCTTCGTATTCCATTGACATTAGCGATAGTAGATGGAATGAAAGTAAAAATAGGTGATGAAATATTTATTATACCATCGCTTAATATAAAAGAAGTATTTAGACAAGGTGCATATGAAATTGTTAAAAATCCAAATGGAGAAGAACATAGTATAATAAGAGGAAATTGTTACGAGATTCGTAGATTATCAAAGATACTAGGTTTAGATAATAAAAAAACAGATGAAGGTATAATGATTTTAGTAGAATCTGAGATGGGGAATGTTTGTATAATAGTAGATAGCATTATTGGTCAACAACAAGTTGTTATAAAACCTGTACCTACATTACTTACTCAATTTGAGAAAGTTCATTCTTATATATCAGGTTGCTCTATTTTAGAGGATGGATCTATTAGTTTAATATTTGATGTAAACGCCATTATAAATTTATAA